From Drosophila nasuta strain 15112-1781.00 chromosome X, ASM2355853v1, whole genome shotgun sequence, one genomic window encodes:
- the LOC132795402 gene encoding neuronal PAS domain-containing protein 3-like has protein sequence MTTTISKHEVQQQQQQQQSQLPQQQHAMITATTAATTTAAASTVTATTNTEQQQLQFDTLNNNDIATVTVTAIATAQDAPDTAHNNTTTGTAATTKVLKRRSLLNFKSFDFHIKSLYSGLRATSGHKSASASASASQSQSRSSSLDVGGASAGGGATTSRGGIVARRIPPHLRIEGVDNDPDPDPDPERMNLLLDYTQSPFTPRRNSSTQLLPNTRDSCSQLSPYFLSPHMALVGGGGTAMGGAGGSSVAATPGDAAAGIRRSSTSDIVACRRRGSTASAASNSRRPSTSDLLRRARERRGSEARMGRSVSHSTMRSMSGGGGGGGGGGMGGGCMGGRRTSMAF, from the coding sequence atgacaacaacaataagcaaGCATGaggtgcagcagcagcagcagcagcagcagtcacagttgccacagcagcaacatgctatgataacagcaacaacagcagcaacaacaacagcagcagcatcaacagtgacagcaacaacaaacactgagcaacagcagctacaatTCGATACGCTTAACAACAATGACATtgccacagtcacagtcaccgCCATTGCCACCGCCCAAGATGCCCCAGACACTgcccacaacaacacaacaaccggaacagcagcaaccacaaagGTGCTCAAGCGACGCTCGCTGCTCAACTTCAAGTCCTTTGACTTTCACATCAAGTCCTTATACAGCGGCCTGCGTGCCACAAGTGGCCACAAATCTGCCTCGGCCTCGGCCTCTGcctcgcaatcgcaatcgcgaTCCTCATCCCTCGACGTAGGTGGCGCATCAGCAGGAGGAGGTGCAACAACATCGCGTGGTGGCATAGTCGCACGTCGCATACCGCCGCATTTGCGCATCGAAGGCGTCGACAACGATCCCGATCCCGATCCGGATCCGGAGAGAATGAATCTGCTGCTCGACTACACACAATCGCCATTCACGCCGCGTCGCAACTCCAGCACTCAACTGTTGCCCAACACTCGTGACTCTTGCTCGCAGCTCTCGCCGTACTTTCTCTCGCCACACATGGCGTTGGTTGGCGGTGGTGGCACGGCCATGGGTGGGGCAGGTGGCAGCAGTGTGGCAGCAACGCCTGGCGATGCGGCTGCCGGCATTCGACGCTCCTCCACATCGGACATTGTGGCATGCCGCAGACGCGGCTCCACAGCGAGTGCGGCGAGCAACAGCCGCCGGCCAAGCACTTCGGATCTGTTGAGGCGGGCGCGTGAGAGGCGTGGCAGTGAGGCGCGCATGGGACGCAGCGTGTCGCACAGCACAATGCGAAGCATGTCTGgcggaggaggtggaggaggaggcggtggTATGGGTGGTGGTTGCATGGGTGGCAGACGCACTAGCATGGCGTTCTAA